The following proteins are co-located in the Colletotrichum lupini chromosome 4, complete sequence genome:
- a CDS encoding H/ACA ribonucleoprotein complex subunit 3 has protein sequence MHLMYTLDEAGSRVYTLKKVVDGKVTKSAHPARFSPDDKWSRQRVTLKRRFNLLLTQQKAIEKPYIRPLDPSSFTTPCAAENDSSTTNRT, from the exons ATGCATTTGATGTACACTCTCGATGAGGCGGGCAGCCGTGTCTACACCCTCAAGAAGGTTGTCGACGGCAAGGTCACCAAGTCTGCTCACCCTGCCCGCTTCTCTCCCGATGACAAGTGGTCGCGCCAGCGCGTTACGCTCAAGCGTCGCTTCAACCTTCTGCTTACGCAGCAAA AAGCAATCGAAAAACCATACATCCGTCCACTCGATCCCAGCTCGTTCACGACACCATGCGCCGCTGAGAACGACTCATCCACAACAAATAGAACATGA